The DNA region AAGAAGACTGATgggaaactaaaaaaaactaaacgCCTCTGTGAAATGATTCCTTGCTTTAATTTTGTCTGTGTCCTATTTGCTGTCTGAATAAGGATCAACACCAAATAAATGCTTCAGATATGGTTCAAATGAATATTCATTTGTTTGAGGTGTATAGAGTTGCACTGAAAATAAAGTCATTAAAGTTTAGTCATCAAAAGATCCTTGTGACAAGTCACACTAACAGTACAAAGACAATATATCAGGAACCAATAGGGGCCGTCGACGTACCAGACTCGGGAATTGAGTGGCGACTTGTGATTGGACAACAGCCCACAGTGATATCCAATCACAACGTGGCAAGTCAGACAAGTTCCAGACGGAGGAGGCGGCGTGTGTGATTTCACAAGTGATTAGTTAGTTTGTGTGATACCGCAAACCAAAGGTGCCAGTATTGGTTCGGACAGCGGGCCTGTGCAGCCGACAGTGTTTTGATGACATTCATCAGTATTATTAGCTAAGCTTAAGCCAATTAGCCGCCTACGGCTCGGAAGCAAGTCGTTAACACGGGGCCGCATCGTCTGTGGACAATGAGAAAGATCGCTGTGCTGCTGATTGTGCTGCTCGGTGTTGCACATTTTGCAACTGTCAGCAGATGCGAAGATGGTAGGACTGAGCTGTTATACAGTATACTTGAACTATTTGACGTGGTCATCATGGTGTGTTTGCCGCAAGTTATTGAAGTTCCTGTGCAAGTAGCGGGCTAAGTTCCCGTAGACACGCTGCTAGTCcagttagcatgctagctaacAGTCATCTGTGCAATTACAAAGGTTCCGACAGTTTTCATTTAGTTATTACTGTTTCTGTTGTGCGTCATGGTTATGCAGGTATATTCCTCAGCTAGACCCAAGATATAGACATGCTGCTAATGTTGCCAAATGTTAAGTTCATCCCTGCTTTGTTTCAATAATCAAAAAGCTGTAAAAGCTGTATTTCCAAAGCAGTAAGCCGTTATTTTAGCTTCATAactcttgtcttgtcttgtttggTACAAGATGTCacggaggaaaaagaggaggttGATGAAGAGGATAGtgacgatgaggatgatgaagaggacgaAGTTGATGACACAGAAGTGAAAGACGAGAACGGGGTGCTGATTCTCAATGACAAGAACTTTGAAACGTTCATGGAGGGGAAAGACACGGTCTTAGTTGAGTTCTACGCTCCATGGTGAGTTTGCTGCGCACTGAGGCAGTCAAGCGCGACTGCTTCTTTCCACCTAGCAAGCGTTTTGCATATGTCTGTGTGTTCGTCCTATAAGGTGTGGCCACTGCAAACAGTTTGCTCCAGAGTATGAAAAGATTGCCAAGACACTCAAAGAGAATGACCCTCCTATACCTGTGGCCAAAGTGGATGCAACGGTAGCCACAGACCTGGCAAGCAGGTTTGATGTATCGGGCTATCCCACCATCAAGATCCTTAAAAAAGGGGAGCCCGTGGACTACGATGGAGACAGGACAGAGAAGGGTAGGAATAGTTCCAACCTATAAACACAcagtattcttttttttttttcttgaacagtttgtgttaatgtgttgACTGTGTGTTGCAGCTATTGTGGATCGGGTGCAAGAGGTGGCTCAGCCAGACTGGAAGCTCCCACCTGAGGCAACGCTGGTGCTGACCAAAGACAACTTTGATGAGACTGTTAATAACGCAGACATCATCCTGGTGGAGTTCTATGCCCCATGGTCAGTCAGCACGCTgtcagttactgtaaatgtgagatTTGTTTGCTTAGCAGTGACACAGGCATTAGTCCGATGGTCACCCCTTTTACAGCATCCTCTCAAATGCAACTTGTCATTGGCCTGTTTTCACCATCCAGGTGTGGACATTGTAAGCGTTTAGCACCGGAGTATGAGAAGGCAGCCAAAGAGCTGAGCCAGCGCTCTCCTCCCATTCCTCTGGCCAAGGTGGACGCCACTGTAGAGAATGAAGTGGCCTCACGCTTTGGAGTGACCGGCTATCCCACACTGAAGATCTTTAGGAAGGGCAAGGTGTTTGATTACAACGGACCCAGAGAGAAGTATGGTGAGTCCCTGGCTGCTTTAAATCTTTCTGTAGGTTTTATAGATGTGCCTATATGCACTGTCTTCATTTACTCCCTCCATGTTCTCTGTAGGCATTGTTGACTACATGGCTGAGCAGGCAGGGCCTCCTTCCAAACAAGTCCAGGCTGTAAAACAGGTGCAGGAACTCATCAAGGATGGTGATGATGCTGTCATAGTTGGAGTGTTCTCCAGTGAAGAGGATGCAGCCTATGAGATCTACATTGAGGCTTGTAAGTAGTTCCTTCATGAGCTGAATGTAACAATCAAATCTGGATTTTCTTCTCACTGCTGTTTCTGTGACAGGTCATGCACTGAGGGAAGATTTCACATTCCGTCACACTTTTAGCTCTGAAGTGGCCAAACTGCTCAAAGTGTCTTCTGGTCAGATTGTCGTTGTTCATCCTGAAAGGTTCCGTTCTAAGTATGAGCCAGCATCTCACACCCTCACAGTGAAGGtacagtttttatatttaatgcgTTGCACTTTTCAAAAAGCTATTTTGCTTTCTGACTTATTAACCTATTTTCACATAGGACTCTACATCAGTGTCAGATGTGCAGGAGTTCTTCAAAAAGCATACAGTTCCCCTAGTGGGCCACAGGAAACCAAGCAATGATGCCAAGCGCTACACCAAACGACCTCTGGTGGTTGTTTATTATGGAGTTGACTTTAGCTTTGACTACAGAAAAAGTGAGTTGCCAATAAATATAACGTAAAAGAATTTACCTCTAACAAATAAATTCTATGTGCTGACATTGTGCTGCAGAGAATTTACCTCTTGTTCTTAAATTTTTAGCTACACAGTTTTGGAGGTCCAAAGTGCTCGACGTAGCCAAAGACTTCCCAGAATACGCATTCGCCATCGCTGATGAGGAGGACTACGCAGAGGAGCTCAAGGGCCTGGGCCTGAGCGAGAGCGGAGAGGAAGTTAACGTGGGTATTCTGGCAGATGGAGGCAAAAAGTTTGCTATGGATCCAGAGGAGTTTGACTCCGAGGTGCTGCGAGACTTTGTAATAGCTTTTAAGAAAGGTAAGTACGTTTTTATTGCATTACAAGTTTGGAGAACGTgttgatcccccccccccttctctaaTTCCATATTTTTCTACCCATCCTGTGTCCATAGGGAAGGTCAAACCCATCATTAAGTCTCAGCCAGTGCCAAAAAGCAACAAAGGACCAGTTAAGGTAGTAGTCGGAAAGACTTTTGATGAGATCGTCTTGGACACCCAGAAGGACGTCCTAATTGAGTTTTATGCTCCCTGGTGCGGCCACTGTAAGAAACTAGAGCCCGATTACTTGGCTCTGGCCAAAAAATACAAAGCCGAGAAGAACCTGGTGATTGCGAAGATGGACGCCACAGCTAACGACGTGCCGAACGAGAGCTACAAAGTGGAGGGTTTCCCTACCATATACTTCGCCCCAAGCAACAGCAAGCAGAGCCCTGTCAAACTGGAAGGTGGAGACAGAACAGTGGAGGGTCTCAGCAAATTCTTGGAGAAACATGCCACAAAATTATCACAGAAGAGAGACGAACTTTGAAAGTATTTCTTGTTATGAACATTTCATGTACTCAGAGTCTCGGACACTGAGGAGGTGAAGGGAATGCAGTCGATCTGTGTTACTGAGTTGCTGTGATGATTACAGTGTTCACCCTTTGTTTTACTCTGTTCATTCCAAGTGattcagctttttgttgtttctaaaaaaaaaaagcatgttggCACTGTTGGGTAAtatctttttaaataaaattcaaaatgaTGGAGGCTTTGGGCACCAGCACTCTTCAGACTCTGTTCATGTAAAACAACACTGCTCACAAAGGAAAGTGTGATTTAATAACATGTCTTCATTCTGAGAGCATGAACCATTCATTGCTCTCTGTTATATGTACGTTGCAACATTACGGCTTTACAGATCACCTAGCAAATTATTAAATGCCTCATACATTAATAACAAGTAATTTGAATGTAAAAGTCTTGAAGAAATGCATTTGTAGCAACATCTGAAGTATATAGAGACCCTAGAGGTAATAAAGTCAACAGTAAAACGTCACATTTCAACCATACCTGGGTAATACTTGGCAACGTGCATCATGTACTGAACGTAACATCCTCTCTCACATGAGCAGGAAATCTGCACGTCTTCATTGGCTGTCTAATCAACAAAATGATCAAAATTGTTCTGATGCAAAACAGTGAAAAGATCTATTTAAATCAGAGATTGGTGTGCAGCCCTCTGCATCTATCTCACAAAGGCACTTTGAGATACTGGCACTGGATTTATATGTTGTTAGGTGGAGAATCGTTAAGAAAACTCCTGAGTGAACCGCAGGTGGAACTCGCGAATCTTTTGCAGCACAATTTTCAGTTTCTCGGTGGGAGGCAGGATGGTCATTCTGAACAAAGAATTACAATGTTTAGGCAAGGTGACAGTTCACTAAgtgaggatgtgtgtgtatgcgtgtatTGGCTCCGGTACTAACCTGAAGTGAAAGGTTCCCTCTCTCTGACCAAAGCCACTTCCTGGCACCAGGCAGATCCCCTCCTCCTCTAGCAGCCTCATACAGTAGAACGCGTCTGCAATCTGGCCTTCCTCCTGTGGTCACGCAAACACCCATTTATACATGCAAACGTCTACGCAAGCAACTGTATCCGTGTGGAGCCGACCTTGGCCTTGGCGATAGCCTTCTGAGGCAGAGTGATGCAGGGGAAAGTGTACATGGCGCCCTGGACTGGGTTGCAGGTGATACCAGGTACTGCATTGAAGATCTCCTGTGTGAGCCGGGCCTTCTCCGCCAGAGCTGCTAGCACAGCTGTCCTCTCCTGCAGGTGAGACGTAATTACACACCAAACCTTCCCAACATGTACCTCTAGTGTCCAATCTATGGTAAAAGACCTTCATAAATGAGGTGTAGGAGGGCTCGTCTGGTTGTGGGGGATTCACCACCAGGTCCAAGAGCGCTTGTCCCGGAACAGGGGGGCAAAGACGCACGGACACCAGCTTGATCAGCTGGGCCTTCACCTCTGGGTCCATGTTAATCACCTCCATGTAACCGCCACGGAATCCACACCTGACAAAAGCAAACACGTGAAAGGAAAAAGTCCAACGCAGAGTGTACTCTAGTACACGTCAGCAATAGGAgcagaggtgggaggagaggtATATGTAGGTCAGGCGCCCTGCAGAGAGTTTCTGAAAGTCACACAGTTGGGATTAAATAGAGGAATATCACATCAaatgttgagtgtgtgtgcgttttgaTAAAACCTTTGCAAAGCAACCGTTCAACAAATTCTTCATAAATGTAGTTGGGCAGAATACAGATAAGACTGGAGGAACTGGGTCATGAGATAAAACGAAGACACAATCATGAATTCACAGACTCCGTGTGGTGTGTACGTGGTTGCGGTGGTTTAATTTGCatgatgcatgtttgtgtgtgtgtgtgtgtgtgtgtgtgtgtctgcactcaCTCTCCCATGTAGCATTTGGAGGTGGAGTGGAAGGAAGCCATTTCCACTGTGCTGGAGTACTCTGGTCCCATCTCAAACAAGACCTTTTTGAAGGAGTGAAACTCACAGCCCTCTGCATACACGTTGTCCTGGTAGACCTAAAAATGGAGAAAACTTCAATACAAATCACTGGAAGGCATATTATACCTTAAATAAATCAGTGCAAATGATTACTTCATCAGCCATGAGGAAGAGATGCTCCTCTTTGGCAAATCGGATCACATCTTCAATGCACTGTCTGTTCTGGACTTGACCTATGACACGGGAAACGCCCAGGGTGTAACGACGACAAGTATCAAAACATGCCATAATTAATTTCCTTCTCCTGGtttgatgttatttttttaaaccaacACTAATAAAACTAAACACACCCGTGGGGTTTCCAGGGTTGATGATGCAGAGCACACGGGGACTGCAGTGCTCCCTGGCTGCATGCAGAgatctcctcagctccttcacaTCCAGACTCCAACAGCGGTCTTCATCGAGGTAGTAATTGACCTGCACAGCACCCAGGTCTGCCAGGGCGGCTGAGTACAGAGGGTACTGTGGGATGGGAATCATCACGCCTGTCCGGTCGCGGCCCGCACCGCTCACCAGCAACTTCAGCATGGTCTGGGTTTGGAAAGAGAACAACGTAGAGTCAAGCGTAAAAGAaaatcaaactaaaaaaaataaataaataaaataacatctgGATTTTGAGACAAAGCAATACTGGCGTAAACACGTCCCAGATGATCTTAGAGAGCAGGACTGATCCACTTTATGACAGcagagtaaacaaacacacctctACGTCTACACCCTTATCACAAACGGCATCGCTAGTGTGATGGGAACAAGAGTGCAGTAAGTGGGTGGATCTTAAGATCATGTTGCATAAAACTAAGAACTGGTTGTGACAGGGACGAAGGTTACAGAGTATATGATTAACACAGTAAACGTTTATAGGGCAATTACAGTACGCTAAAAGTGTGGCACCTGCTCGATTAATGCCACCAGTGAAGCAATCAAACTGTTTGTGCAGGCTGTACCACAATGGCATCACTGGCCCCGGTAGACAGGTAGATGGTGTCGGGGTTGGAGGCGATTCCGCCGTCCCTCCTCTCTATGTAGCGGGCCACATCCTGGCGG from Betta splendens chromosome 4, fBetSpl5.4, whole genome shotgun sequence includes:
- the si:ch211-217a12.1 gene encoding alanine aminotransferase 2-like produces the protein MSQPALNGVSGPGKVLTLDSMNPNVKRVDYAVRGPLVQRAVQIEKELEQGVKKPFTEVIKANIGDAHAMGQKPITFFRQVLALCSYPDLLEDDKFPEDAKKRARRILGACGGQSIGAYSASQGIECIRQDVARYIERRDGGIASNPDTIYLSTGASDAIVTMLKLLVSGAGRDRTGVMIPIPQYPLYSAALADLGAVQVNYYLDEDRCWSLDVKELRRSLHAAREHCSPRVLCIINPGNPTGQVQNRQCIEDVIRFAKEEHLFLMADEVYQDNVYAEGCEFHSFKKVLFEMGPEYSSTVEMASFHSTSKCYMGECGFRGGYMEVINMDPEVKAQLIKLVSVRLCPPVPGQALLDLVVNPPQPDEPSYTSFMKERTAVLAALAEKARLTQEIFNAVPGITCNPVQGAMYTFPCITLPQKAIAKAKEEGQIADAFYCMRLLEEEGICLVPGSGFGQREGTFHFRMTILPPTEKLKIVLQKIREFHLRFTQEFS
- the pdia4 gene encoding protein disulfide-isomerase A4, with the protein product MRKIAVLLIVLLGVAHFATVSRCEDDVTEEKEEVDEEDSDDEDDEEDEVDDTEVKDENGVLILNDKNFETFMEGKDTVLVEFYAPWCGHCKQFAPEYEKIAKTLKENDPPIPVAKVDATVATDLASRFDVSGYPTIKILKKGEPVDYDGDRTEKAIVDRVQEVAQPDWKLPPEATLVLTKDNFDETVNNADIILVEFYAPWCGHCKRLAPEYEKAAKELSQRSPPIPLAKVDATVENEVASRFGVTGYPTLKIFRKGKVFDYNGPREKYGIVDYMAEQAGPPSKQVQAVKQVQELIKDGDDAVIVGVFSSEEDAAYEIYIEACHALREDFTFRHTFSSEVAKLLKVSSGQIVVVHPERFRSKYEPASHTLTVKDSTSVSDVQEFFKKHTVPLVGHRKPSNDAKRYTKRPLVVVYYGVDFSFDYRKTTQFWRSKVLDVAKDFPEYAFAIADEEDYAEELKGLGLSESGEEVNVGILADGGKKFAMDPEEFDSEVLRDFVIAFKKGKVKPIIKSQPVPKSNKGPVKVVVGKTFDEIVLDTQKDVLIEFYAPWCGHCKKLEPDYLALAKKYKAEKNLVIAKMDATANDVPNESYKVEGFPTIYFAPSNSKQSPVKLEGGDRTVEGLSKFLEKHATKLSQKRDEL